TTTGCAATTCATCCAATCGCGTCCCTGCGCCGACGATGATGTACTGATCGTCCGGCGCGAATTCTTTGACACCGGTCAGGTTTGAGGTTGAGAGAGTTGTGAATTCTGAATTCTGAATTCTGAATTCTGAATTCTGAATTGCGATTTTGCGCCCCGCGTCGGCAAGCGCGGCAATGCCACGCGCCGCCTCTTCGCTCGATGCCGGGGTGAACACATCGCCGGGCAACGCGCCATCGCGATGCGGCGAAAACGATTGCGGCATCTGGGTCGGAAATATTTTCCCAGGATTGAGCAAGCCGCGCGGATCGAACACTTGCTTGACATCCCACATCGCGAGCAATTCCGCGTCATTGTGCATGATCGGCATAAACTCGCGTTTCTCGATGCCGACGCCGTGTTCGCCGGTGATGCTGCCGTTCCGGCTCACGCCGATTTGCGCGATCTCGCGCCCGGCATTCGCGATGCGGTCTTTTTCGTTTTGATCGTGCGGGTTCATCACCAAAATCATTGGATGGAAATTGCCGTCGCCCGCGTGCAACAAATAGCCGGTCGTCAACGCGTGCTTGTTCACGACTGCGTCCACCTCGCGCAATGTGTCGGCAAGTTGACTGCGCGGCACGGTAATGTCCACCGTATAATGCTCCGGCGCAAGACGCGCCATCGCGCCCGCCGCGCTCTTGCGCGCGTACCACAACCGATCGCGTTCCTCGTTGCTCTGCGCGATGCGTAAACTACGCGCGCCCTTGGCTTGAAGCAAGTCCGCCATTTCTTCGATCTGCGCATCGAGACTCGCGGGGTAACCATCCGCTTCGACGATGATCGTCGCGGCAACATCGAGCGACAGACCGACGTGCATCGCCTCTTCGATGATGCCGGCGATTTTGCGATCCATCATCTCCATCGTCGCCGGGACGAGTCCCGCCGCGATGAGCGCAGACACGGCATCGCCGGCTTGCGGTACGGAATCGAACGTCGCCATCATCGTCTTGATGCCCGGCGGATTTGGAATCATTCGCAGATCAATCGAGGTGATGAGCGCGAGCGTCCCTTCGCTGCCGACGAGCAAGCCAACCAAATCGTACTCAGGATAATCGAGCGCGCGTCCACCCAGGCGTATCGCGCGACCATCGGCAAGTACAATGTTCATCCCGGTCACATAATTCGTCGTCACGCCGTATTTGAAACAGTGCGGTCCGCCCGCGTTCTCCGCGACGTTGCCGCCGATGGACGACGCGCGCTGGCTCGCCGGGTCGGGTGGAAAGTACAAGCCATTCTGTTTGGCGAGCGCGTCGAGACCCAGGTTCAGCGTCCCAGGTTCGACGACTGCCGAGCGTCCGATCAAATCGAATTCAGTCACGCGGTTCATCCGCGCGAACGCGACGATGACGCCGCCGTGTTCCGCGACCGCGCCGCCGGACAAACCGGTGCCCGCGCCGCGACCGATGAGCGCGACGTTGTGCTCGCTCGCCCAGCGCGCCAAGCGCACCACATCGTCCGGCGATTGCGGAAACGCAACTGCCTCGGGTTTACCGCGATCAATTCCCGCGTCCGTTTCGTATGTGATCAATTCAACCGGACGCGTTGTGACTTGATCCTTGCCCAAAAGTTTTTCAAGTGATTTTTGTGCGTTTGGTTTCATATCCCTCAATCCGAAAAATGATCCATCATTAACGCGCGCGGCGTGCGACCCAGTTTGTTCCACGCGAGATGATACAGCGCGTACAATTCCCACGCGAACGACAGATAGCCGCCGTAACCCAGGATCGGCATTTCAAAAATTTTCGCAAAGCCAACGAACGGCACGGTATAGTACCATTTCGGCATCGCGAAGAAATTCCACATTTCCCAGAAAAATCCGCACAGCAACGCGCCGAGTCCGAGCGCAACGATCAACCGCGCATCGCCGCGCGCAAGTTGAGCGAGGAGCGACGCGCGTCCGCGCAAAAAGTTGAGCGGGTCGGCGATCAGCACGACCCACAACCAGGTCAGCGGAAACGCGTAATGCGGCGCAAGAATCACTGCCGCGAACGCGAACGCCCCGGCGTACATCGCAACCCACGCAACACGCGGCGTCAAGTGGAATCGCGGCAGCGCGCGGAATCGTTCGAGAAAGCCGAACGTTGCGACGAGTTCGGTCATTTCGAACACCGCGGGTATCACCGTCGAAAAATCAATCGTCGCGACGAGGATGTACTGCCACGCCGGATATATCTCCGATCCAAGATAATGCCAATTCTTGACGAACGCGTTCAGTCCTTCGAACAACCACCACACCGGTCCACTCAACACGAACAGCGCAACAAACTCGCGCGGGTTGCGCGTCAGCAACGACGAACCTTGGCGCAGCGCAACGAGCGCGTCGAGTACGAGAATCAAGCCGAGCCATTGCGGAAAGAACGCGTACTCGCCGAGCGCGCCCAGCCGCGTCCACGACGCGAACCAGAAAAAAAGCGTCAGACCGGAACCGACAAACAAACGCGCTGGGTACGTCTTCCACTTGATTGCGAGCATCATTTCCTCTCTCAAACGTGGCGCATTATACCACGCGTGCAGGCATTAGTCTAAAGAATAATTGTGTGGTAGAATCTCAAGCAATACGCAATACATATCACGCATTACACTCCATTTTCCACAAACAGGAACTCGTCCATGAATCCACCCAGCATCTCCGACATTCAAGCCACCGCGCAACGCATCCGCGAAAATGTGAACCAGGTCATCATCGGAAAAAGCGAGGTCATTGATCTCGCGCTCGTCGCGTTGCTGTGCGAAGGTCATCTCCTATTCGAAGATATTCCGGGCATCGGCAAGACGACGCTCGCGAAAGCATTAGCGCGTTCGCTCGATTGTTCGTTTCGCCGGATTCAATTCACGCCCGATCTCTTGCCCAGCGATGTGACGGGTCTCTCGGTTTATAATCAAAAGACCCAGGAATTCGAATATCGCGCCGGACCGATTATGGCGCAGATCGTCCTCGCCGACGAAATCAATCGCGCGACGCCGCGCACGCAATCGGCGCTGCTCGAAGCGATGCAAGAACGCCAAACGACGGTGGACGGCGCGACGAAGATGTTGCCGCGTCCGTTTCTCGTCCTCGCGACACAAAACCCGATCGAACTCGAAGGCACGTTCCCCCTACCCGAAGCGCAAGTGGACCGCTTTTTTATGCGGCTCGCGCTCGGCTATCCAACCGAGTCCGAAGAGAACGCGATGGTTCTGCGTTTCGAACGCGCCGATCCGCTCGAACACTTGGACGCCGTTGCGAGCAACGATACGATTCTCACGATGCAACGCGCCGTCCGCCATGTGCGTGTCGAAACCTCGGTGCGCCAGTACATCATCGCGATTGTGCGCGCGACGCGCGAGCATTCCGCGGTTGAACTGGGCGCAAGCCCACGCGGCTCGCTTTACCTCTACCACGCGGCGCAGGCGCTTGCCGCATTGCGGGGACGCGATTTCGTTCTGCCTGATGATGTGAAATACCTCACACCGTTCGTCCTCACGCATCGGCTCATCATCAGCGCGCAAACGCGTTTGCGCGGACGCGACGCCGCCCAGGTCGTGCGCGAGGTCGTCGAGTCGGTGCCAGTGCCGGTAGAACAGTAAATTCGAAGGATGAAGGATGAAGGCAAACGGATGAAGAACAATTCTTTTGCTTTCCGCCTTCATCCTTCATCCTTCATCCTTGATGTTTAACTCGTCCTGGATTCACCTCGCCGCGCTGATGATTCTCATCGGCGTGGCGGTGCAATCGAATACATTGATTGTGCTTGCCGCGTTCTTGCTCGTCATCATTCCGGTCGCGTGGGCGTGGAATCGCGTCGCGGCGTGGCGCGTCCATTACGACCGGGTGTTGAACGAGCATCGCGTCTTTGTCGGCGAAACAGTTGAACTCGTCACACGCGTCAGCAATCACAAACATGTCCCGCTCGCCTGGGTCGCGATTGACGACCGGTTTCCGTCGGCATTGACTCCGCGCGAAAAGCCACTCGCACCCTCGCCCGTGCCTCTCACCGGTTTTCTCGCGCACCGCGCGTCACTCAACGGATTCGAGCGCGTACGCTGGACGTATCACATTCCTTGTGATCAGCGCGGATACTATACGCTCGGTCCGGCGCGCATCCGCTCCGGCGATTTGTTCGGCTTGTTCGAACGCGAGTGGACGAGTCCGCGCGTGGATCGCTTGATCGTTTATCCGCGCATCCTGCTGGCGCAAGACTGGGGCTTACCGCCCAAGGATCCACTTGGCGAAGCCAAGTCGCGCGTGCCAATTTTCGACGACCCGTCGCGACCGCGCGGCGTGCGCGATTATCGTCCCGATGACGCGCCCAAGCATATCCATTGGCGCGCGACCGCGCGACGCGGCGAACTGCAAGTCAAAGTGTACGACCCAACGATGACGTACCAGTGGATTCTATTCGTCAACGTCGCGACGTTCGAGCAAACGTGGCAAGGCACCGACCCAGTTTTGCTCGAGCGCGTCATCAGTCTCGCCGCGTCCCTCGCGGCATACGCCGCGGAGCACAAGTACTCGGTTGGACTCGTCGCGAACGGCACCTGGCTCGACTCGGACCAGCGTTTGAAAATTTTGCCGAGCCGCGACCCGAATCAACTGCGCCACATGCTCGAAGCGCTCGCCGCGATCACCTCGTTCGTCACCACGCCGATTGAAAAATTGATGCGCCACGAAACCTCGTCACTATCCTGGGGCGCGACGCTCGTCGTCATCACCGGCATCGTCACCGAGCCGCTGCTCGCCGAGATGTTGCGCTTGCGGCGCGCCGGTCGTCGCCTCGCGCTGATTTCGCTCGACGAAAATTTCGCGCCGCGCGATGACCTGGAAGGAATTGTTGTGCGGCAGGCGAAAGTTTAGGGTATGAAAAATCCGCGTAAATCCGCGTTAACACCTGCCCTTGCGGGCGGTGCAAGGGTCCGCGTCCCGATTTCCCTTCGTCGCGAGTTGCGTTTCGCACTGCTCGCCGCGATGGAAACGTGCTGGACGTATGCGGTGCTCGCCGTGTTTGCCGCGCTCGCGGGTACGCGTCCAATTTCCGCGTTCGCGATTTTTCTCGCGTACTGGATCGCATTGGCAACCGGGCGCATCTTGCCGCGCTCAAATCGCAACTGGCTTGTCCTACAACTCGCCGCGATTGCAATCGCGGTCATCACGATTCTCGCGGTTGCGCGCATCGAACTGTACGCGCGTCTCGACCCCGACGACCTGATGTGGGTCCCGCGCTTTATCGTCGGCTTTTTGATGAACTGGGTCGTCATTACACCCGAACGTTTCATCGGGCTAGGAATTTTATTCGCGTTCGTGCGCGGGCTGACGTACGCGCAGAGACCATTGACGTTGTGGTTCGTCGGTTTTCGTTTTCGCGTCGGCGTCGTCGTCCTGTTGTTCACTGCCGCGGTCGCCAGCGTGACTGTACGATTGGATTTGACGACCTGGGTCGTCGCGTTTTTCGGCGTGGCGCTCCTCGCCGTCGCGCTCGCGCGCATCGAAGAGAACAGCGATCAAACGCATCTGGGACCGCGCTGGGCGATCACGCTGCTCGCGGCGATTGCGTTCGTCTTGTTTCTCGGCGGCATCGCGGCGCAAGTGTTCACGCTCGACCTTGCCACGGCGTTCCTGGGTTTGCTCTCGCCGATGTGGATGCTTTTGTCTACCGTCCTGCTCCTCTTCGCGATTCCATTCGGATTCCTCGCGGAATGGCTCGTCGAATTCTTGCGTCCGTTGATGCGCGGGCTAAGTCGCGTGATCGAAAACGTTCAAGGCATGTTTCCGCGCGCGCCGAATGAGAACACCCAAGATGTGTTAACATTTCTCGACCAATTTGCTCAACTCCTTCCGCTATTGAAAGTCGCGTTCGTGCTCGCCGTCGTACTCGCCATCGGCTATGTCATCGCGCGCGCCTTGCATCGTCGCATGACGCAGATCGAAGCCGAAACCTACGCGCGCGAATCCATTGAATCGGACGAGCGAGTGCAGCGCGCGCCCATGACGAAACCGCGTCAAGCCAAATGGCGTCCACCGTCCATCGCGGCTGAATCCATTCGCCGCATCTACGCCGCGCTCGCCGCGCACGCGCGCCAAGCCGGTCTGCCGCGTCAAATCGCCGAGACACCGTACGAGTACTTGCCGCGCTTGAGCAACACGTGGAGTGAAGAACGCGACGACCTGCGCGAAATCACCGAGGCATACGTCGCCACGCACTACGCCGAACGCGATCTCTCCGCCGAGTTAGCACGCGTGCGCGCGGCGTGGGAAAGAATCAAGAGCAAAACGAAAAACGTGAAACGTGAAACGTAAAACGTGATGCGTCAATCCAACTTCCAAAATCCAACCATGAAACTCGTAACCGCAAATGAGATGCGCGCGCTCGAACAACGCGCGGACGCCAGCGGCAATTCGTACGCGATGATGATGGAACGCGCTGGCAAAGCGGTCGCCGACGTGATCGCGGACCGCGTCGAGCCGCGTGACGCGCGCGTGCTGATGCTCGTCGGACCGGGCAACAACGGCGGTGACGGGCTGGTGTGCGCGCGATACTTGCACGATGCCGGCGCGCGCGTGTCGCTCTACATTTGGAAACGCGCGGGGAACGCGAACGACGAAAACTGGCGACTGTGCCGCGAACGCAACCTGGTCGAAACGCGCGCAGAGAACGACGCCGATTTCGTCGCATTGCGGAAACTCGTCGCCGA
The Chloroflexota bacterium DNA segment above includes these coding regions:
- a CDS encoding FAD-binding protein, with translation MKPNAQKSLEKLLGKDQVTTRPVELITYETDAGIDRGKPEAVAFPQSPDDVVRLARWASEHNVALIGRGAGTGLSGGAVAEHGGVIVAFARMNRVTEFDLIGRSAVVEPGTLNLGLDALAKQNGLYFPPDPASQRASSIGGNVAENAGGPHCFKYGVTTNYVTGMNIVLADGRAIRLGGRALDYPEYDLVGLLVGSEGTLALITSIDLRMIPNPPGIKTMMATFDSVPQAGDAVSALIAAGLVPATMEMMDRKIAGIIEEAMHVGLSLDVAATIIVEADGYPASLDAQIEEMADLLQAKGARSLRIAQSNEERDRLWYARKSAAGAMARLAPEHYTVDITVPRSQLADTLREVDAVVNKHALTTGYLLHAGDGNFHPMILVMNPHDQNEKDRIANAGREIAQIGVSRNGSITGEHGVGIEKREFMPIMHNDAELLAMWDVKQVFDPRGLLNPGKIFPTQMPQSFSPHRDGALPGDVFTPASSEEAARGIAALADAGRKIAIQNSEFRIQNSEFTTLSTSNLTGVKEFAPDDQYIIVGAGTRLDELQTMLARDKKFIPLASPYRDATMGGIVAANINAPLRVRYGSVRDVVLALTVALGDGRVIRAGRPVVKNVAGYDLAKAFIGSFGTLGLITEVTLKVASHPRARRTLVAPMDDFSRGVAWGVQLLPRALSASSVVLTNARVEGVTSRFALAYTAEGLREDVDAELEQVRETLRANGATALIENASLSGTDIWASALANALGESRGVIRAGVPAKAIAEFARTHSSALERDAFVVDIASGMVYAAPPAREIENARTQLTAFRQSAHALDGYAIAMSVPDEWRGALDVWGESPASLDVMRALKARWDPRGILNPDVFVV
- a CDS encoding MoxR family ATPase produces the protein MNPPSISDIQATAQRIRENVNQVIIGKSEVIDLALVALLCEGHLLFEDIPGIGKTTLAKALARSLDCSFRRIQFTPDLLPSDVTGLSVYNQKTQEFEYRAGPIMAQIVLADEINRATPRTQSALLEAMQERQTTVDGATKMLPRPFLVLATQNPIELEGTFPLPEAQVDRFFMRLALGYPTESEENAMVLRFERADPLEHLDAVASNDTILTMQRAVRHVRVETSVRQYIIAIVRATREHSAVELGASPRGSLYLYHAAQALAALRGRDFVLPDDVKYLTPFVLTHRLIISAQTRLRGRDAAQVVREVVESVPVPVEQ
- a CDS encoding DUF4129 domain-containing protein yields the protein MKNPRKSALTPALAGGARVRVPISLRRELRFALLAAMETCWTYAVLAVFAALAGTRPISAFAIFLAYWIALATGRILPRSNRNWLVLQLAAIAIAVITILAVARIELYARLDPDDLMWVPRFIVGFLMNWVVITPERFIGLGILFAFVRGLTYAQRPLTLWFVGFRFRVGVVVLLFTAAVASVTVRLDLTTWVVAFFGVALLAVALARIEENSDQTHLGPRWAITLLAAIAFVLFLGGIAAQVFTLDLATAFLGLLSPMWMLLSTVLLLFAIPFGFLAEWLVEFLRPLMRGLSRVIENVQGMFPRAPNENTQDVLTFLDQFAQLLPLLKVAFVLAVVLAIGYVIARALHRRMTQIEAETYARESIESDERVQRAPMTKPRQAKWRPPSIAAESIRRIYAALAAHARQAGLPRQIAETPYEYLPRLSNTWSEERDDLREITEAYVATHYAERDLSAELARVRAAWERIKSKTKNVKRET
- a CDS encoding DUF58 domain-containing protein, whose amino-acid sequence is MFNSSWIHLAALMILIGVAVQSNTLIVLAAFLLVIIPVAWAWNRVAAWRVHYDRVLNEHRVFVGETVELVTRVSNHKHVPLAWVAIDDRFPSALTPREKPLAPSPVPLTGFLAHRASLNGFERVRWTYHIPCDQRGYYTLGPARIRSGDLFGLFEREWTSPRVDRLIVYPRILLAQDWGLPPKDPLGEAKSRVPIFDDPSRPRGVRDYRPDDAPKHIHWRATARRGELQVKVYDPTMTYQWILFVNVATFEQTWQGTDPVLLERVISLAASLAAYAAEHKYSVGLVANGTWLDSDQRLKILPSRDPNQLRHMLEALAAITSFVTTPIEKLMRHETSSLSWGATLVVITGIVTEPLLAEMLRLRRAGRRLALISLDENFAPRDDLEGIVVRQAKV